One genomic segment of Rhizobium gallicum bv. gallicum R602sp includes these proteins:
- a CDS encoding M23 family metallopeptidase, producing the protein MTHAQQNRVFGKRSQEHILILASGDKVRHVTIKPWMAALGFCFSVVFVIGYLLATSYLVLRDDLIGATMARQARMQHDYEDRIAALRAQVDRVTSRQLLDQQLVEDKVDKLMQQQMALTSRHGKFGSLLDRAEHSGLTKKDAMIPAQSLVPEAKDKRASVSPGARAIDMLLAGTDEPADATPDNSALAYAPTPETVGDRADRLFSKVTLSLKGVEEEQRARVEQLTVDAGDAASNIEKVLTRFKIAVPEQAAVKPDDDDDDSAVGGPYAEPENGDNFNNSLAQLDTALTRLEAVRSTAEALPFRNPAIGKEITSPFGNRRDPFLGRLALHSGVDFRFAAGETIRPTAPGKVVNAGWTGGYGNMVEIDHGNGISTRYGHMSEILVKAGDMVGRSDVIGLAGSTGRSTGTHLHYEVRQNGRAVDPVYFLNAGLKLATYIK; encoded by the coding sequence GTGACGCATGCACAGCAAAATCGCGTATTCGGCAAGCGCTCGCAGGAACATATCCTCATTCTCGCCAGTGGCGACAAGGTCCGGCACGTAACCATAAAGCCGTGGATGGCAGCCCTCGGCTTCTGTTTTTCCGTCGTTTTCGTGATCGGCTATCTGCTTGCAACCTCCTACCTCGTCCTTCGCGACGACCTGATCGGCGCCACCATGGCGCGCCAAGCCCGCATGCAGCATGATTATGAAGATCGCATTGCGGCCCTTCGTGCGCAGGTCGATCGGGTCACCTCGCGTCAGCTGCTCGACCAGCAGCTGGTGGAAGACAAGGTGGACAAGCTCATGCAGCAGCAGATGGCGCTGACCTCGCGCCATGGCAAGTTTGGCTCCCTCCTCGACCGTGCGGAACATTCCGGCCTGACGAAGAAGGATGCGATGATACCGGCTCAATCCCTCGTGCCCGAAGCAAAGGACAAGCGTGCGTCGGTTTCACCCGGCGCCCGGGCGATCGACATGCTCCTGGCAGGCACGGACGAACCCGCCGACGCAACGCCCGACAATTCCGCGCTCGCCTATGCCCCCACACCCGAAACCGTCGGCGATCGCGCCGACCGCCTGTTCTCGAAGGTCACGCTTTCACTGAAAGGCGTCGAGGAAGAGCAGCGCGCCCGCGTTGAGCAGCTGACTGTGGATGCGGGCGATGCCGCCAGCAATATCGAGAAAGTCCTGACCCGCTTCAAGATTGCCGTACCGGAGCAGGCAGCCGTCAAGCCCGATGATGATGATGATGACAGCGCTGTCGGCGGCCCCTATGCCGAGCCGGAAAACGGCGACAACTTCAACAATTCCCTCGCGCAGCTCGATACCGCCTTGACCCGGCTCGAAGCCGTTCGCAGTACGGCGGAAGCCCTGCCGTTCCGCAATCCGGCCATCGGCAAGGAAATCACCAGTCCCTTCGGCAATCGGCGCGATCCTTTCCTCGGACGTCTTGCCCTTCATTCCGGCGTTGACTTTCGCTTTGCTGCGGGCGAAACGATCCGCCCAACAGCCCCCGGCAAGGTCGTCAATGCCGGCTGGACGGGCGGCTACGGCAACATGGTCGAGATCGATCACGGTAACGGCATTTCTACCCGTTACGGCCACATGTCGGAGATTCTGGTGAAGGCCGGCGACATGGTCGGCCGCTCGGATGTGATCGGTCTTGCCGGAAGCACAGGCCGTTCGACGGGCACCCATTTGCATTACGAGGTACGCCAGAACGGCCGCGCGGTCGATCCGGTGTATTTCTTGAATGCAGGCTTGAAACTCGCGACTTATATCAAATAA
- a CDS encoding DEAD/DEAH box helicase, giving the protein MTTFADLGLSQKVLSAVTDAGYTIPTPIQAGAIPFALQRRDICGIAQTGTGKTASFVLPMLSLLEKGRARARMPRTLILEPTRELAAQVAENFEKYGKNHRLNVALLIGGVSFEDQDRKLERGADVLICTPGRLLDHFERGKLLMSAVEIFVIDEADRMLDMGFIPDIERIAKLIPFTRQTLFFSATMPPEIQKLADRFLQNPERIEVAKPASAAKNITQRFVASHGKDYEKRAALRDLVRAQEDLKNAIIFCNRKKDVADLFRSLERHGFSVGALHGDMDQRSRTNMLQSFRDGQLQLLVASDVAARGLDIPDVSHVFNFDVPIHAEDYVHRIGRTGRAGRSGAAFTIVTGRDQKHADAIQKLIGETVEWLHGDLSALPPPEPGREDDRPRRAGTRDRDKGRGRVKERRGHKTDIGADDNAAEAIEAAAPAKAESVKHERKAENKPQNNARNSRPYPANDDNRERRRYRDHDDGPTPVGFGDDIPAFMLIAANAKV; this is encoded by the coding sequence TTGACGACATTTGCTGACCTTGGCCTGAGCCAAAAAGTGCTTTCCGCCGTTACCGACGCCGGCTACACGATCCCCACTCCTATTCAGGCAGGAGCAATCCCGTTCGCCCTGCAGCGCCGTGACATTTGCGGGATCGCGCAGACAGGAACGGGCAAGACGGCATCCTTCGTCTTGCCGATGTTGTCGCTGCTGGAAAAGGGCCGCGCCCGCGCCCGCATGCCACGAACGCTCATCCTCGAACCGACGCGCGAACTCGCCGCGCAAGTCGCGGAGAACTTCGAAAAATATGGCAAGAACCACCGATTGAACGTCGCGCTGCTGATCGGCGGCGTTTCCTTCGAAGACCAGGACCGCAAGCTCGAGCGCGGTGCAGACGTTCTCATCTGCACGCCCGGCCGCCTGCTGGACCATTTTGAGCGCGGCAAGCTTTTGATGAGCGCCGTCGAAATCTTCGTCATCGACGAAGCCGACCGAATGCTCGACATGGGCTTCATCCCGGATATCGAGCGTATTGCCAAGCTCATCCCCTTCACACGCCAGACACTGTTCTTCTCGGCGACCATGCCGCCGGAAATCCAGAAGCTCGCCGACCGGTTCTTGCAAAATCCGGAGCGAATCGAAGTCGCAAAGCCGGCCTCCGCCGCCAAGAACATCACGCAGCGTTTCGTTGCTTCGCACGGCAAGGACTATGAGAAGCGCGCCGCACTGCGCGATCTGGTCCGCGCGCAGGAGGACCTGAAGAACGCCATCATCTTTTGCAACCGCAAGAAGGACGTGGCCGACCTCTTCCGCTCCCTCGAACGCCATGGCTTTTCCGTCGGCGCACTCCACGGCGACATGGACCAGCGCTCGCGCACGAATATGCTTCAAAGCTTCCGTGATGGGCAGCTGCAACTACTCGTCGCCTCCGACGTCGCCGCCCGCGGCCTCGACATTCCGGATGTCAGCCACGTCTTCAACTTCGATGTGCCGATTCATGCCGAGGATTACGTGCACCGCATCGGCCGCACCGGCCGTGCAGGCCGTTCCGGCGCTGCCTTCACCATTGTCACAGGCCGTGACCAGAAACATGCCGACGCGATCCAAAAGCTGATCGGCGAGACGGTCGAGTGGCTGCATGGCGATCTTTCCGCTCTTCCGCCTCCGGAACCCGGCCGCGAAGACGATCGCCCACGCCGCGCAGGTACCCGGGATCGCGACAAGGGCCGTGGCCGCGTCAAGGAGCGCCGGGGTCATAAAACTGATATCGGCGCCGATGATAATGCCGCCGAAGCCATCGAAGCAGCAGCACCAGCAAAGGCCGAAAGCGTGAAGCACGAGCGCAAAGCAGAAAACAAGCCGCAGAACAACGCGCGCAACTCTCGGCCCTATCCGGCGAACGATGACAATCGCGAGCGCCGCCGCTATCGCGACCACGACGACGGCCCGACGCCGGTCGGCTTCGGCGACGACATTCCCGCCTTCATGCTGATCGCGGCAAACGCCAAGGTCTAA
- a CDS encoding NUDIX domain-containing protein, with the protein MGKPGIHFPGLGVGLVILRDGKILLYKRIRVPEAGHWSIVGGKVDHMEPIAEAARREAEEETGLTIARTELLGHAEVISGADAQHWVSFLYIAREVSGDPQLTEPEKLSDFGWFTRSQLPTPLSDFAKAAIGYLDNEDFR; encoded by the coding sequence ATGGGCAAACCTGGCATTCATTTTCCAGGTCTCGGTGTCGGCCTGGTGATTTTGCGCGACGGCAAGATCCTGCTTTACAAGCGCATTCGTGTGCCTGAGGCCGGTCATTGGAGCATCGTCGGCGGCAAAGTAGATCATATGGAGCCAATTGCCGAAGCCGCGCGCCGGGAAGCCGAGGAAGAAACCGGATTGACGATTGCTCGCACCGAACTTCTCGGTCATGCGGAAGTGATTTCAGGCGCCGATGCGCAGCATTGGGTCTCGTTTCTCTATATAGCTAGAGAAGTCAGCGGCGATCCGCAGTTGACGGAACCGGAAAAACTCTCGGATTTCGGCTGGTTCACGCGATCACAACTGCCGACACCACTTTCCGACTTTGCCAAGGCCGCAATCGGTTATCTCGACAACGAAGACTTCCGCTGA
- a CDS encoding TfoX/Sxy family protein: MDAAGIEEMFQGLGPVTIKRMFGGKGIYHLGRIVAVEVGGEVLLKADDKSSPEFAAAGSSQWFYEGKKGNPVKMPYWSIPDAAYDDPDEMAKWVRLAYEAALRAE, encoded by the coding sequence ATGGACGCGGCCGGTATAGAGGAAATGTTTCAGGGGCTCGGCCCCGTGACGATCAAGCGTATGTTCGGCGGCAAGGGCATCTATCACCTCGGCCGTATCGTCGCGGTCGAAGTTGGAGGCGAAGTGCTGCTCAAGGCCGATGACAAGAGCTCGCCCGAGTTTGCCGCAGCAGGCTCCAGCCAATGGTTCTATGAGGGCAAGAAGGGCAATCCGGTAAAAATGCCTTACTGGTCGATCCCGGACGCGGCTTATGACGATCCGGATGAAATGGCGAAATGGGTGCGGCTTGCCTATGAGGCGGCGCTTAGAGCCGAATGA
- a CDS encoding NTP transferase domain-containing protein has product MIFGEFDVGGAEGLILAHSVKMPDGTLPKGHVVDAVDVERLKNSGIEKIIAARLEDGDLGEDEAAARLSEAIAPDHLRFSEAATGRVNIYAVADGLFVADREAVDRLNRIDPAITLACLADHTRVSAGDMVATFKIIPLAVPGAKLIAACAELRANGPFQVKPFADHAVSLIATELPSLKVSVMDKTARILERRLAACGNRLLRERRVPHETKALAASIQDIMRIPEKVPKLVIVFGASAVIDAADVIPQAIREAGGRILSVGMPVDPGNLMVLGSIGETYVVGAPGCARSPKENGFDWVLDRILAGEEPSAHEVTGMGVGGLLMEIQSRPQPRDVPARKRADASVAIVLLAAGRARRMGEGGQHKLLAEFDGMPLMRRSASIAVASRALSVVAVTGHRRAEIEAALEGLNVQPVFNSDYASGMASSLAAGFAHAHANGAEGVLVMLADMPGVSTADLDHLISAFEQAEGRAIVRAVCGGKRGNPVILPRSLYHAVLSLEGDVGARHIVETARLPVVDVDIGESAHLDVDTPEAIAAAGGILKE; this is encoded by the coding sequence ATGATCTTTGGCGAATTCGATGTCGGCGGTGCGGAAGGGCTCATACTCGCCCATTCCGTCAAGATGCCGGATGGGACTCTACCCAAAGGCCATGTGGTTGACGCTGTCGACGTCGAGCGGCTGAAGAACTCGGGCATCGAGAAGATTATTGCCGCACGCCTGGAGGACGGCGATCTAGGCGAGGACGAAGCGGCGGCACGGCTGAGTGAGGCAATCGCGCCTGATCATCTCCGCTTTTCGGAGGCTGCGACCGGCCGCGTCAACATCTATGCCGTGGCGGACGGGCTTTTCGTGGCTGACCGGGAGGCCGTCGATCGCCTGAACCGCATCGATCCGGCGATCACGCTCGCCTGTCTTGCCGATCATACACGTGTCAGCGCCGGCGATATGGTGGCGACCTTCAAGATCATTCCCCTGGCGGTTCCGGGCGCGAAGTTAATTGCCGCCTGTGCGGAGCTTCGCGCAAATGGGCCATTTCAGGTGAAGCCGTTTGCCGATCATGCCGTTTCGCTGATTGCCACGGAACTGCCTTCGCTGAAAGTGTCGGTGATGGACAAGACGGCGCGCATCCTTGAGCGGCGGTTGGCTGCTTGCGGCAATCGTCTGCTGCGGGAGCGGCGCGTGCCGCATGAGACCAAGGCTCTTGCCGCTTCGATCCAGGATATCATGAGGATCCCGGAGAAGGTGCCGAAGCTCGTCATCGTCTTCGGTGCCTCGGCGGTCATCGACGCGGCAGATGTCATTCCGCAGGCAATACGCGAGGCGGGCGGGCGTATCTTGAGCGTCGGCATGCCCGTCGATCCGGGAAATCTGATGGTCCTCGGCAGCATCGGCGAGACTTATGTCGTCGGTGCGCCTGGTTGCGCCCGCAGTCCGAAGGAAAATGGTTTTGACTGGGTCCTCGACCGCATTCTGGCCGGTGAAGAGCCGAGTGCGCATGAGGTGACCGGGATGGGCGTCGGAGGCCTGCTAATGGAGATACAATCGCGGCCGCAGCCGCGCGATGTGCCTGCCAGGAAACGCGCCGACGCTTCCGTTGCGATCGTCCTGCTTGCCGCCGGCAGGGCGCGCCGCATGGGCGAGGGCGGCCAGCACAAGCTTCTTGCGGAATTTGATGGCATGCCGCTGATGCGCCGCTCGGCATCCATTGCTGTTGCCAGCAGGGCTTTATCGGTTGTGGCCGTAACGGGGCATCGCCGTGCTGAGATTGAAGCAGCACTTGAAGGCTTGAACGTGCAGCCGGTCTTCAACTCCGATTATGCCTCCGGCATGGCAAGCTCTCTCGCGGCCGGCTTCGCACATGCCCATGCGAACGGCGCCGAGGGCGTCCTTGTCATGCTTGCTGACATGCCGGGGGTCTCGACGGCGGACCTCGATCACTTGATCAGCGCGTTCGAGCAGGCCGAGGGCCGGGCGATCGTTCGGGCGGTCTGCGGAGGCAAACGCGGAAATCCGGTCATTCTGCCGCGATCATTGTATCATGCAGTGCTTTCACTCGAAGGCGATGTCGGCGCGCGCCACATCGTCGAGACGGCGCGGCTGCCGGTCGTCGATGTCGATATCGGCGAGAGTGCGCATCTTGACGTGGATACGCCGGAGGCTATTGCCGCAGCAGGCGGCATATTGAAGGAATAG
- a CDS encoding XdhC family protein produces MDAANLERLNAARRARKAVMLVTNLEHGTDRVIVEGGPVDGALSDTVAAAFRSGKSGICDIDGGRYFLNVHLPPAHIVIIGAVHISQVLAQMAALAGFDVRIIDPRTAFATPERFAGIDLTADWPVDVLKDRPLDAYTAVVAVTHDPKIDDFPIAEALRTGCFYVGALGSRKTHGSRLERLKKEGCSDGELARINGPIGLDIGASSPAEIAVAILAQIIQTLRSRDVSSPKGDKA; encoded by the coding sequence ATGGACGCCGCCAATCTGGAGCGGCTGAACGCCGCCCGCCGAGCACGCAAGGCCGTGATGCTGGTCACCAACTTGGAGCATGGGACGGATCGCGTGATCGTCGAAGGCGGGCCGGTCGATGGCGCACTGAGCGATACCGTCGCTGCGGCATTCCGCTCCGGCAAGTCCGGCATCTGCGACATCGATGGCGGCAGGTACTTTCTGAACGTGCACCTGCCGCCAGCCCATATCGTCATCATCGGCGCGGTTCATATTAGCCAGGTCCTGGCGCAGATGGCGGCGCTTGCAGGCTTCGATGTCCGCATCATCGATCCGAGAACCGCCTTTGCAACGCCGGAGCGTTTCGCCGGCATAGATCTCACCGCCGACTGGCCGGTCGATGTGCTGAAGGACCGTCCGCTCGATGCCTATACCGCTGTCGTCGCGGTCACGCATGATCCGAAGATCGATGATTTCCCGATCGCCGAGGCGCTTCGAACGGGCTGTTTCTATGTCGGTGCGCTCGGCAGCCGCAAGACCCACGGTTCGCGCCTTGAGCGACTGAAGAAGGAGGGTTGTTCCGACGGCGAACTGGCGAGGATCAATGGCCCTATCGGGCTTGATATCGGCGCCTCCAGCCCGGCGGAGATTGCCGTTGCGATCCTTGCGCAGATCATCCAAACCTTGCGCTCGCGCGACGTCTCCTCGCCGAAAGGTGACAAAGCATGA
- a CDS encoding XdhC family protein has product MSETSFGLDPLMTAEEWMKSGRSVAIATVIETWGSAPRPAGSHLVVDGDGNFEGSVSGGCVEGAVIAEAMDVIGDGKAKMLEFGVADETAWRVGLSCGGRIRVFVERLA; this is encoded by the coding sequence ATGAGCGAGACGTCTTTCGGCCTCGATCCGCTGATGACGGCGGAGGAATGGATGAAAAGCGGCCGCAGTGTGGCGATCGCGACAGTGATCGAAACATGGGGCTCGGCGCCCCGTCCTGCCGGCAGCCATCTGGTAGTCGATGGTGACGGCAATTTCGAGGGCTCGGTCTCCGGCGGTTGCGTCGAAGGTGCGGTGATCGCGGAGGCGATGGACGTCATCGGCGACGGGAAGGCGAAGATGCTGGAATTCGGGGTTGCCGACGAGACCGCCTGGCGCGTCGGACTATCCTGCGGCGGGCGCATCCGCGTCTTTGTCGAAAGGCTTGCCTGA
- a CDS encoding vWA domain-containing protein → MKTQPAQDGIVVPPPPAEGRFADNIVFFARALRNAGLKIGPGSIADAIEAVEAIGMGSREEFHAALFSVFVKRHEDKPVFDEAFRLFWRSRDLVEKMIAMMLPQAPDNREREKAKAGETRASDAILGDRPDKPPRDEPDIEIDARFTTSGNEVFRRMDFAQMSAAEIALARKELVRLQLPLDSVPTRRFRQSRVHRQVDPRATMRSALRTGGSLILPRYREKKEIQPPLVVLADISGSMSQYTRIFLHFLHVLTESRRRVHTFLFGTRLTNVTRQMRHKDPDEALNECAAAVKDWSGGTRIGETVREFNRLWGRRVLGQGALVLLITDGLEREGIELLAEEMDRLHRSCRRLIWLNPLLRFEGFEPRARGVRAMLPHVDELRPVHNLSSLNDLAVALDAGRSPAHDPRRYLDRMRGFA, encoded by the coding sequence ATGAAAACACAACCGGCGCAGGATGGGATCGTCGTTCCGCCGCCGCCGGCCGAGGGGCGCTTTGCCGACAATATCGTCTTCTTCGCCAGAGCGCTGCGTAACGCGGGGCTCAAGATCGGTCCGGGATCCATTGCCGATGCTATCGAAGCGGTCGAGGCGATCGGCATGGGTTCGCGCGAGGAATTCCACGCGGCGCTCTTTTCGGTTTTCGTCAAACGGCACGAGGACAAGCCTGTCTTCGACGAAGCCTTCCGGCTTTTCTGGCGCTCCCGCGATCTCGTGGAGAAGATGATTGCGATGATGTTGCCACAGGCGCCCGACAACCGTGAAAGGGAAAAGGCAAAGGCGGGCGAAACGCGCGCCAGCGATGCGATTCTCGGTGATCGGCCCGACAAGCCCCCTCGTGACGAGCCGGATATCGAGATTGACGCGCGGTTCACCACCTCCGGGAACGAAGTCTTTCGCCGGATGGATTTCGCGCAAATGTCGGCGGCGGAAATTGCGTTGGCGAGAAAAGAATTGGTCCGGCTGCAACTGCCGCTCGACAGCGTTCCAACTCGGCGTTTCAGGCAATCGCGTGTTCACCGGCAGGTCGATCCACGCGCGACGATGCGCTCGGCACTGCGCACCGGTGGGTCGCTGATCCTGCCGCGCTATCGCGAAAAGAAAGAGATCCAACCGCCTTTGGTGGTGCTTGCGGATATTTCAGGCTCGATGAGCCAGTACACCCGCATCTTCCTGCATTTCCTGCACGTGCTGACGGAGAGCCGACGCCGTGTCCATACCTTCCTTTTCGGAACGCGGCTCACCAATGTCACCAGGCAGATGCGCCACAAGGATCCGGACGAGGCACTGAACGAATGTGCCGCCGCGGTGAAGGACTGGTCGGGCGGCACTCGTATCGGCGAAACGGTGAGGGAGTTCAACCGGCTGTGGGGACGCCGCGTCCTCGGGCAGGGCGCGTTGGTGCTGTTGATCACCGACGGGCTGGAGCGGGAAGGCATCGAATTGCTGGCCGAAGAAATGGACCGGCTGCACCGATCCTGCCGGCGGCTGATCTGGCTGAACCCGCTTCTGCGCTTCGAGGGCTTTGAGCCGCGGGCTCGCGGCGTTCGCGCCATGCTGCCGCATGTTGACGAACTCCGTCCGGTTCACAATCTATCATCTTTGAACGACCTTGCTGTGGCGCTCGATGCGGGCAGATCCCCGGCGCACGATCCCCGGCGCTATCTCGACAGAATGAGAGGTTTTGCATGA
- a CDS encoding AAA family ATPase, with protein sequence MPDHPLPPASIDETIAMLAREDYLAGRSLATVLFLALKMKRPLFLEGEAGVGKTEIAKVLSKALDRPLIRLQCYEGLDVASAVYEWNYPAQMLEIRLAEASGLTDRGRIESDIFSERYLIRRPVLQALSSAEGRAPVFLIDELDRTDEAFEAFLLEVLSDFQVTIPELGTIKAAEPPIVIITTNRTREVHDALKRRCLYHWVDYPEAAQELEIIRRKVPGCNQALSQQIIAYVQKLRTLDLFKNPGVAETIDWATALTELDRLALDPETISDTIGTLLKYQDDIARIHGGEGARVLTEVKDELRAAG encoded by the coding sequence ATGCCCGATCATCCGCTGCCGCCCGCGTCTATCGACGAGACGATCGCCATGCTGGCAAGAGAGGATTATCTCGCAGGCCGGTCGCTGGCGACGGTCCTCTTTCTCGCCCTGAAGATGAAGCGGCCGCTGTTTCTCGAAGGAGAGGCCGGCGTCGGGAAGACCGAGATCGCGAAGGTGCTGTCGAAGGCGCTCGACCGGCCGCTGATCCGGCTGCAATGCTACGAAGGCCTCGATGTCGCATCCGCCGTCTACGAGTGGAACTATCCGGCGCAGATGCTGGAGATCCGGCTTGCCGAAGCCTCTGGATTGACCGATCGCGGCCGTATCGAATCCGATATCTTTTCCGAGCGCTACCTCATCCGCCGCCCTGTGTTGCAGGCGCTTTCGTCTGCGGAAGGCCGTGCGCCGGTCTTCCTAATCGACGAACTCGACCGTACCGACGAGGCTTTCGAAGCCTTCCTGCTGGAAGTGCTCTCGGATTTCCAGGTGACGATACCCGAGCTTGGGACCATCAAGGCCGCCGAGCCGCCGATCGTCATCATCACGACCAACCGGACGCGCGAAGTGCACGACGCGCTGAAGCGCCGGTGCCTCTATCACTGGGTCGATTATCCGGAGGCCGCGCAGGAACTGGAGATCATCCGCCGGAAGGTGCCCGGCTGCAACCAGGCTCTCTCCCAGCAGATTATCGCCTATGTGCAGAAGCTGCGCACGCTCGATCTCTTCAAGAACCCCGGCGTGGCAGAGACGATCGACTGGGCGACGGCGCTGACCGAACTCGACCGTCTGGCGCTCGATCCGGAGACCATTTCCGACACGATCGGCACGCTCCTGAAATACCAGGACGACATTGCGCGCATTCATGGCGGCGAAGGCGCCCGTGTGCTGACCGAGGTCAAGGACGAGTTGAGGGCAGCGGGTTAA
- a CDS encoding flavin reductase produces the protein MLNRQPIDPQLYRDAMSRFGGHVQLVTTVLGETRRGVTITAACSVSDDPACVLVCLNNSNPKNDIFFQSGIFALNTLGAHHQALADAFSGRTPMSNDERFATGKFDKLVTGAPVLWDSLASFDCRVMEIKEMSTHHIIFGEVVAVRFNETKPALLYMNRDYHTL, from the coding sequence TTGTTGAACAGGCAGCCGATCGATCCCCAGCTTTATCGCGATGCCATGAGCCGTTTCGGCGGTCATGTGCAGCTCGTGACGACGGTGCTTGGCGAGACACGCCGCGGGGTGACGATTACCGCGGCCTGTTCGGTATCCGACGATCCGGCCTGCGTGCTCGTCTGCCTCAACAACAGCAATCCGAAGAACGACATCTTCTTCCAGAGCGGCATTTTCGCGCTGAACACGCTTGGCGCGCACCATCAGGCGCTGGCCGACGCCTTTTCCGGACGCACGCCGATGAGCAACGACGAGCGGTTTGCGACCGGCAAGTTCGACAAGCTCGTCACCGGTGCGCCCGTGCTCTGGGATTCGCTTGCCTCCTTCGATTGCAGGGTGATGGAGATCAAGGAGATGTCGACCCACCACATCATTTTCGGTGAGGTCGTGGCCGTGCGTTTCAACGAAACAAAACCGGCGCTGCTCTATATGAACCGCGACTATCACACGCTATAA
- a CDS encoding ABC transporter substrate-binding protein — MSILRGIAAFSMLFLAAAESHAAGVTIGVIAPQGGNLQQLGAQVFAGANYQITKDGNTVVTINEPCEENSGAAIADALVNAKVQVAIGFLCSETLESALPKLKDANIPAITVSVRARILMEDALKNGWPLFRLAPADGAEAARIIEAMLNDWEAAPIALIEDGTIHGRELTEAIRNALEEKGLKPVFTDTYRPGQDQQIALVRRLKKAGATKVFIGGDRADVAVIARDAAAEKIPLAILGGDAMRAANQPLPLPDGVRAVTMPEFDTLQPAQAAAAELRAQGIEPEGYVLPAAAAAAVAQQAATAAMAEGKTVAEKLAGTRFSTPIGDLTFTAGHELSENPYRLLEWRRGIFAAPAASGD; from the coding sequence ATGAGTATTCTGCGTGGCATAGCGGCTTTTTCGATGCTGTTTCTTGCAGCAGCCGAAAGCCATGCCGCGGGCGTTACGATCGGCGTCATCGCCCCCCAGGGCGGCAACCTGCAGCAGCTTGGCGCCCAGGTATTCGCCGGAGCGAACTATCAGATCACCAAGGATGGCAATACGGTCGTCACAATCAACGAGCCCTGTGAGGAAAACAGTGGTGCCGCGATTGCCGATGCGCTGGTAAACGCCAAGGTACAAGTCGCAATCGGCTTTCTCTGCAGCGAAACGCTGGAAAGTGCATTGCCGAAGCTCAAGGATGCAAACATTCCGGCGATCACCGTCTCGGTGCGCGCACGCATCCTGATGGAAGACGCATTGAAGAACGGTTGGCCGCTGTTTCGTTTGGCGCCGGCCGATGGCGCCGAAGCCGCACGCATCATCGAAGCGATGCTCAACGACTGGGAGGCAGCGCCGATCGCCCTCATCGAGGACGGCACCATCCATGGCCGCGAACTGACCGAGGCCATCCGGAATGCACTTGAGGAAAAAGGGCTGAAGCCCGTCTTTACGGACACCTATCGCCCGGGTCAGGATCAGCAGATCGCCCTCGTCCGCCGCCTGAAGAAGGCCGGCGCCACCAAGGTTTTCATCGGCGGCGACCGCGCCGACGTCGCAGTCATCGCCCGAGATGCCGCAGCTGAGAAGATTCCGCTCGCTATTTTAGGCGGAGATGCAATGCGCGCGGCAAACCAGCCGCTGCCGCTTCCGGACGGCGTGCGTGCCGTCACCATGCCGGAATTCGACACTTTGCAGCCCGCACAAGCCGCAGCGGCGGAGTTGCGCGCGCAAGGCATCGAGCCTGAAGGCTATGTCCTGCCGGCAGCCGCAGCAGCGGCCGTCGCGCAGCAGGCGGCAACGGCCGCCATGGCAGAAGGAAAGACGGTGGCCGAAAAACTCGCAGGCACGAGGTTCTCTACGCCGATCGGCGATCTGACGTTCACGGCTGGCCACGAGCTTTCGGAGAACCCTTACAGGCTGCTGGAATGGCGCCGCGGCATTTTCGCCGCGCCCGCCGCGTCCGGCGATTAA
- the rpe gene encoding ribulose-phosphate 3-epimerase: MTLPIRIAPSILAADFAKLGQEVRDVTAAGADWIHLDVMDGHFVPNISFGADVIKSLRSYTDATFDCHLMISPADPYLEAFAKAGCDRITVHAEAGPHLHRSLQTIRNLGKKVGVTVNPATPLSAIENVLDDVDLILIMSVNPGFGGQKFIPAMARKIAAAKSLIGDRPIELEVDGGVTIETAPIVGKAGCNVLVAGSAIFKGASVEAYRSAISDLRSAAKAGRS; this comes from the coding sequence ATGACCCTGCCGATCCGGATTGCCCCCTCCATTCTGGCTGCGGATTTTGCCAAGCTCGGACAGGAAGTACGCGATGTGACGGCGGCAGGCGCAGACTGGATCCACCTCGACGTCATGGACGGCCATTTCGTGCCGAACATCTCCTTCGGCGCCGACGTCATCAAGTCGTTGCGCTCCTATACGGACGCGACCTTCGATTGCCACCTGATGATCTCGCCGGCCGATCCTTATCTGGAGGCTTTCGCCAAGGCCGGCTGCGACCGCATCACGGTTCATGCTGAGGCAGGACCGCATCTTCACCGCTCGCTGCAGACGATCCGCAATCTCGGTAAGAAGGTTGGAGTGACGGTCAATCCGGCAACGCCGCTGTCGGCGATCGAGAACGTTCTCGACGACGTCGACCTCATCCTCATCATGTCGGTGAACCCCGGCTTCGGCGGCCAGAAATTCATTCCCGCGATGGCCAGAAAGATTGCAGCCGCGAAGTCCCTAATCGGTGACAGGCCGATCGAGCTTGAGGTCGACGGCGGCGTCACCATCGAGACCGCACCGATCGTTGGCAAGGCGGGCTGCAATGTGCTCGTCGCCGGTTCGGCGATCTTCAAGGGCGCCTCCGTCGAAGCCTACCGCAGCGCCATCAGCGACCTGCGAAGCGCTGCAAAAGCCGGGCGCTCATGA